From the genome of Anopheles moucheti chromosome 3, idAnoMoucSN_F20_07, whole genome shotgun sequence, one region includes:
- the LOC128300906 gene encoding 60S ribosomal protein L28, whose translation MSTIVRLFASFSENQSDQRVFPILSADIREATNMDSSHLNWLIIRDHHAYLMKQKNIKKPFSTEPGNLTNLSSYRYSGLVHKKTITITPAEKKGVNFVYKRAKKANKPAKAPVKVTLKQGPRRTLKKIKNIIKANKYRTDLRQAALRRASAILRSQRPTKTKKGKAGAAPAAAAAATGTTAAAPKKAE comes from the exons ATGTCAACAATTGTCCGCCTGTTCGCGTCGTTCTCTGAAAATCAATCCGACCAGCGAGTCTTTCCGATCCTGTCAGCCGACATAAGAG AAGCTACCAATATGGATTCGTCACACCTTAACTGGTTGATCATACGCGATCATCATGCGTATCTGATGAAGCAGAAGAACATCAAGAAGCCGTTCAGCACG GAGCCCGGCAATCTGACCAACTTGAGCTCGTACCGCTACAGTGGGCTGGTCCACAAGAAGACCATCACTATTACGCCGGCTGAGAAGAAGGGCGTTAACTTTGTGTACAAGCGCGCCAAGAAGGCT AACAAGCCGGCCAAGGCACCAGTTAAGGTGACTCTGAAGCAGGGACCGCGTCGTACGCTGAAGAAGATTAAGAACATCATCAAGGCCAACAAATACCGTACGGACCTGCGACAGGCCGCTCTTCGTCGTGCCAGTGCGATCCTTCGTTCGCAACGGCCCACCAAGACCAAGAAGGGTAAGGCTGGAGCTgctccggctgctgctgctgccgccaccGGTACTACCGCTGCGGCACCCAAGAAGGCCGAGTAA
- the LOC128302248 gene encoding THO complex subunit 6: MIDIGRCYYTTIHSQTLSNDGRFLFCGSNFGEIFVFSVERITSSNGTDASRMELDKLPTIPVQTLSVTDRCPIYSLSFHKDFLIVGLNGEICGYQWSSKSGLIGKKGWTVKLPAPRESADMSEVNYLWLSGHDDLLYAGCGDNVLYGISLEDGKVCREFNGHTDYIHCVTGCASKLATASEDGSIMLWDKRQKTSYAKIEPHRKPILQRPEFGPWQGTVSMTEDWLVCGGGPRFSLWHLRSLDCTADFDFPERVHVSGFVDDLIYVGGDYQKFYQYNFNGIVTAEIPTSGSSVYSVALQTEPYRFLSIAGASAQVDVCTNFSYRDIILNTYVKP; this comes from the exons ATGATCGACATCGGCCGCTGTTATTACACTACGATTCACTCGCAAACACTTTCCAACGACGGCCGCTTCCTGTTTTGTGGTAGCAACTTTGGTGAAATATTTGTGTTTAG TGTGGAACGGATAACATCCAGCAATGGCACGGATGCATCGCGGATGGAACTGGACAAACTGCCCACCATACCCGTACAGACCCTTTCAGTGACGGACCGTTGTCCGATCTATAGCTTGTCGTTTCACAAAGATTTTTTGATCGTTGGATTAAACGGGGAAATATGCGGGTACCAGTGGTCCAGCAAATCGGGGTTGATTGGAAAGAAGGGCTGGACAGTAAAATTGCCTGCACCACGTGAGAGTGCAGATATGAGCGAGGTAAACTATCTTTGGTTGAGCGGACACGACGATCTACTGTACGCAGGTTGTGGCGACAATGTATTGTACGGAATTTCGCTCGAGGATGGAAAAGTCTGCCGCGAGTTTAACGGTCATACGGACTACATTCACTGCGTAACAGGATG TGCCAGCAAGTTGGCAACAGCTTCCGAGGATGGTTCGATAATGTTGTGGGACAAAAGGCAAAAGACGTCCTACGCAAAAATTGAACCCCACAGGAAACCAATTTTGCAACGTCCTGAATTCGGTCCGTGgcaaggtacagtttccatGACGGAGGATTGGCTTGTATGTGGCGGAGGACCCCGATTTTCTCTGTGGCATTTGCGATCACTCGACTGTACGGCCGACTTTGACTTTCCCGAGCGCGTGCACGTGTCCGGGTTTGTCGATGATCTTATCTACGTCGGTGGTGACTATCAGAAGTTCTATCAGTACAACTTTAACGGCATCGTAACGGCCGAAATCCCGACCTCAGGTTCATCCGTCTATAGCGTGGCGCTGCAGACGGAACCGTATCGATTTCTTTCGATCGCCGGCGCTTCAGCACAGGTCGACGTTTGTACGAACTTTTCCTATCGCGACATCATTTTAAACACGTAtgtaaaaccttga
- the LOC128302250 gene encoding nuclear envelope phosphatase-regulatory subunit 1 homolog produces MSPSETSACEDLKAFERRLTEVIACLQPPTLRWRLLLGITALVTFVGAFYWLTDPRTSIVPLMESLLNHSIFTISTIILLILFVFGIHKLVIAPQIITSRTRNVLAEFNMSCDETGKLIVRPRPTNNSRYMDIS; encoded by the exons TGAAAGCGTTTGAGAGAAGACTGACCGAAGTGATAGCCTGCCTGCAGCCACCTACACTGCGATGGAGGC TGCTGCTAGGCATAACTGCGTTGGTCACTTTCGTCGGTGCATTTTACTGGCTAACAGATCCGCGGACTTCGATTGTGCCGTTGATGGAATCGTTGCTGAATCATTCAATTTTCACGATATCAACCATCATCCTAT TGATCCTTTTCGTGTTTGGGATTCACAAACTCGTTATTGCCCCGCAAATAATAACATCGCGCACAAGAAATGTGCTGGCAGAGTTCAACATGTCCTGCGACGAGACGGGCAAGCTGATAGTTCGCCCCAGGCCCACGAATAATTCTCGATACATGGATATTAGTTAA
- the LOC128304292 gene encoding transcription elongation factor SPT4, whose product MAFDSIPKDLRALRACLVCSLVKSFDQFETDGCDNCEDFLRMKNNREQVYDCTSNNFDGMIAVMTPDDSWVCKWQRLSRFTKGIYAISVSGKLPNSIIREMKNRGIPYRPRDTSQR is encoded by the exons atggCTTTCGATTCAATCCCAAAAGATTTACGGGCGTTGCGGGCATGCTTGGTGTGTTCATTGGTAAAG TCATTCGATCAGTTCGAAACCGACGGCTGTGATAACTGTGAGGACTTCCtacgaatgaaaaataacCGGGAACAGGTTTACGATTGTACCAGCAACAATTTCGATGG AATGATTGCGGTTATGACTCCGGACGATAGCTGGGTTTGCAAGTGGCAACGATTAA GTCGCTTCACAAAAGGAATCTACGCAATTTCTGTATCCGGAAAGCTTCCCAATAGCATAATCAGGGAAATGAAGAACCGTGGAATTCCGTATCGGCCCCGCGACACGAGTCAGCGATAG